A portion of the Candidatus Methylomirabilis sp. genome contains these proteins:
- the rpsT gene encoding 30S ribosomal protein S20 — MPNIASAKKQLRQAAKRAARNRAAKSALRTKIKKIRQALGEGNPDAARAALAEAIPAIDKTASRGIIHRRTAARYKSRLMRLVAAGAARPASP; from the coding sequence ATGCCGAACATCGCCTCAGCGAAAAAACAGCTCCGCCAGGCGGCGAAGCGGGCCGCCCGGAACCGGGCCGCCAAGAGTGCCCTGCGCACCAAGATCAAGAAGATCCGCCAGGCCCTCGGGGAGGGGAACCCGGACGCAGCCCGCGCCGCGCTCGCGGAGGCCATCCCCGCCATCGACAAGACCGCCTCCCGAGGGATCATCCACCGGCGGACGGCGGCCCGCTACAAGTCCCGCCTCATGCGCCTGGTGGCTGCTGGAGCCGCCCGGCCTGCCTCTCCCTAG